A single genomic interval of Microbacterium hydrocarbonoxydans harbors:
- a CDS encoding DnaJ domain-containing protein, translated as MFDSPLSASAYEVLGVDPAVDDVELRRAYRLRLRQTHPDTGGDAAVFIQVQRAWELIGTPEDRAAYDRRSGAHPGIPAEPEWNGWRPQAATRTDTRPRARSYGHPGGWRRERYLTLIREWAGRGVEVPDPYDPALVRSAPRDLRRLLADALAEEATARTVSALGMGFTVWHDVATGRDADDKLDHVVLSPSGLYAVMSEDFGGVVGFRRGEITGPSLGTRAPVTAALARMRSVAKAARVKFGGVIVVLPDDDLAQAVTPLGSSRGVPVVVVRRSALAMVLRQGVAGARAIGGNELFDIRTRLQQTVTFV; from the coding sequence ATGTTCGACAGCCCGCTCTCCGCGTCGGCGTATGAGGTCCTCGGGGTGGATCCCGCCGTCGATGACGTCGAGCTGCGTCGCGCCTACCGGCTGCGCCTCCGCCAGACGCATCCGGACACCGGCGGGGATGCGGCCGTGTTCATCCAGGTGCAGCGCGCCTGGGAGCTGATCGGCACGCCGGAGGACCGCGCGGCGTACGACCGGCGCTCGGGGGCGCACCCCGGCATCCCGGCAGAGCCCGAGTGGAACGGCTGGCGCCCTCAAGCGGCGACCCGCACCGACACCCGTCCGCGGGCTCGCTCCTACGGACACCCCGGCGGCTGGCGGCGCGAGCGTTATCTGACCCTCATCCGCGAATGGGCGGGCCGCGGTGTCGAGGTTCCCGACCCTTATGACCCCGCGCTCGTGCGCTCGGCGCCGCGTGATCTGCGTCGCCTGCTCGCCGACGCCCTCGCCGAAGAGGCGACCGCCCGCACCGTGAGCGCCCTGGGCATGGGGTTCACCGTGTGGCACGACGTCGCGACCGGCCGGGATGCCGACGACAAGCTCGACCACGTGGTGCTCAGTCCGTCCGGGCTCTATGCCGTGATGTCCGAGGACTTCGGCGGGGTCGTCGGGTTCCGCCGCGGCGAGATCACCGGCCCGAGCCTCGGAACCCGAGCGCCCGTCACCGCGGCACTCGCGCGCATGCGCTCCGTCGCCAAGGCCGCCCGCGTGAAGTTCGGAGGGGTGATCGTCGTCCTTCCCGACGACGACCTGGCCCAGGCTGTCACGCCCCTCGGCAGCAGCCGCGGCGTCCCGGTCGTGGTGGTGCGACGCAGTGCGCTCGCGATGGTGCTGCGCCAGGGCGTTGCCGGTGCCAGGGCGATCGGCGGCAACGAGCTGTTCGACATCCGCACCCGCCTGCAGCAGACCGTCACCTTCGTCTGA
- a CDS encoding acyl-CoA thioesterase: MAKKKAPEWQWSEDGINFRTRKWVRPEDLNANGSLFGGSLLKWIDEEAAIYAIVQLGNYRAVTKHISEINFEASAVQGDLIEIGLQATHFGTTSLTMRAVARNMITRKRILTIEKIVFVSLDEDGAPTPHGYSEITYNRDRMPTERLATGTIRLP, from the coding sequence ATGGCGAAGAAGAAGGCACCCGAGTGGCAGTGGTCCGAGGACGGCATCAACTTCCGCACCCGCAAATGGGTGCGTCCGGAGGATCTCAACGCGAACGGCTCGCTGTTCGGCGGCAGCCTCCTGAAGTGGATCGACGAGGAGGCGGCGATCTACGCGATCGTGCAGCTCGGGAACTACCGCGCGGTCACCAAGCACATCTCCGAGATCAACTTCGAGGCCTCCGCGGTGCAGGGCGACCTGATCGAGATCGGCCTGCAGGCGACCCATTTCGGCACCACGTCACTCACCATGCGCGCCGTCGCGCGCAACATGATCACCCGCAAGCGCATCCTCACGATCGAGAAGATCGTCTTCGTGAGCCTCGACGAGGACGGCGCCCCCACCCCGCACGGATACAGCGAGATCACCTACAACCGGGATCGGATGCCGACCGAGCGGCTGGCCACGGGGACCATCCGCCTTCCGTAG
- a CDS encoding aldo/keto reductase: MHTRTLGQGLEVSAVGLGCMGMSQSYGPNPGTRDEMIGVLRSALDLGVTFFDTAEVYGPYVNEELVGVALEPIRDDVVIATKFGWRIEGGKSVGLDSRPEQIRRVAEESLRRLRTDVIDLFYQHRVDPDVPIEDVAGTVGELIAEGKVRHFGLSEASASTIRRAHAVHSVTALQSEYSLWTRDPEAEVLPVLGELGIGFVPFSPLGKGFLTGTVDTSTSFADGDIRGTIPRFSEENRAANVALVDHVAALATAKDASPGQIALAWLLARERWIVPIPGTRRTSRIAENAGATGVALSADEVADLDQLAERVGVQGDRYNPQQMSFVDR, translated from the coding sequence ATGCACACACGCACACTCGGACAGGGCCTCGAGGTCTCCGCAGTCGGTCTCGGCTGCATGGGGATGTCGCAGAGCTACGGACCCAACCCCGGCACCCGCGACGAGATGATCGGAGTGCTGCGGTCGGCGCTCGATCTCGGCGTCACGTTCTTCGACACCGCGGAGGTGTACGGGCCGTACGTCAACGAGGAGCTCGTCGGCGTAGCGCTCGAGCCGATCCGCGACGATGTCGTGATCGCCACCAAGTTCGGGTGGCGCATCGAAGGCGGTAAGAGCGTGGGCCTGGACAGTCGGCCGGAGCAGATCCGCCGGGTCGCCGAGGAGTCGCTCCGACGCCTGCGCACCGACGTGATCGACCTCTTCTACCAGCACCGCGTCGACCCCGATGTGCCGATCGAAGACGTCGCCGGCACCGTGGGCGAGCTGATCGCCGAGGGCAAGGTGCGTCACTTCGGGCTCTCCGAGGCGTCGGCATCCACCATCCGGCGCGCTCACGCGGTGCATTCCGTCACGGCATTGCAGAGCGAGTACTCGCTGTGGACGCGCGATCCTGAGGCCGAGGTGCTGCCGGTGCTCGGCGAGCTCGGGATCGGCTTCGTGCCGTTCAGCCCGCTCGGCAAGGGGTTCCTCACCGGCACCGTCGACACCAGCACCTCCTTCGCCGACGGTGACATCCGCGGCACGATCCCCCGATTCAGCGAGGAGAACCGCGCTGCCAACGTGGCCCTCGTCGATCACGTCGCCGCCCTCGCGACGGCGAAGGACGCCTCCCCCGGTCAGATCGCGCTCGCCTGGCTGCTCGCCCGCGAACGGTGGATCGTGCCGATCCCCGGCACCCGCCGCACCTCGCGCATCGCCGAGAACGCCGGGGCGACGGGCGTCGCGCTGTCGGCGGACGAGGTCGCCGATCTCGATCAGCTCGCCGAGCGCGTCGGGGTCCAGGGGGACCGGTACAACCCGCAGCAGATGTCGTTCGTGGATCGTTGA
- a CDS encoding extracellular solute-binding protein: MKKKIRAAALLGVTALIVTGCSAGGGGGGEESAGATGPIDIWLSNNEQEVAWGTAVVDAWNAEHPDEKVNAQEIPAGSSSEEAITAAITAGTAPCLVYNVAPAAVSGWVKQGGLVDLSTMEGGSDYITERGGDVESYATDGSFYQLPWKSNPVMVMYNKALFEAAGIDPEDPQMNTYDAFLEGSRAIVESGVQSAIWPAPTSEFYQPWFDFYPLYLAETDGTMLVEDGKATVDSDAGREVAEFWKTFYDEKLSPNEASTDDAMSAGTTAMQLAGPWAIPSYAETVDVGFMPVPTSDGRENPTTFADSKSVSMFTACENQGTAWEFLKFSTSVDSDGQLLEATGQMPMRTDLTETYADYFDANPNYVAFAEQAEATADVPSIPNSVEAWQAFRDEYSAAVIFGKESVDDFLKNATTKIDDLVAE, encoded by the coding sequence ATGAAGAAGAAGATCCGCGCAGCTGCGCTCCTGGGAGTCACCGCTCTCATCGTCACCGGATGCTCGGCCGGAGGAGGCGGGGGCGGCGAGGAGTCCGCCGGCGCCACCGGCCCCATCGACATCTGGCTGTCGAACAACGAGCAGGAGGTCGCCTGGGGCACTGCCGTCGTCGACGCCTGGAACGCCGAGCACCCCGACGAGAAGGTCAACGCCCAGGAGATCCCTGCGGGCTCGTCGTCGGAGGAGGCCATCACCGCCGCGATCACCGCCGGCACCGCGCCCTGCCTCGTCTACAACGTGGCCCCGGCCGCCGTCTCGGGCTGGGTCAAGCAGGGCGGACTCGTCGACCTCAGCACGATGGAGGGCGGCAGCGACTACATCACCGAGCGCGGTGGAGACGTCGAGTCGTACGCCACCGACGGCAGCTTCTATCAGCTGCCGTGGAAGTCGAACCCGGTGATGGTCATGTACAACAAGGCGCTGTTCGAAGCCGCGGGCATCGATCCCGAGGACCCGCAGATGAATACGTACGACGCGTTCCTCGAGGGGTCGCGGGCGATCGTCGAATCCGGCGTGCAGAGCGCGATCTGGCCGGCGCCGACGAGCGAGTTCTACCAGCCCTGGTTCGACTTCTACCCGCTCTACCTCGCCGAGACAGACGGCACCATGCTCGTCGAAGACGGCAAGGCGACGGTCGACTCGGATGCCGGACGCGAGGTCGCCGAGTTCTGGAAGACCTTCTACGACGAGAAGCTTTCGCCGAACGAGGCCTCGACCGACGATGCGATGTCCGCCGGCACCACCGCCATGCAGCTCGCAGGGCCCTGGGCCATCCCGTCGTACGCCGAGACGGTCGACGTCGGGTTCATGCCCGTCCCGACCAGCGACGGCCGCGAGAACCCGACGACTTTCGCCGACTCGAAGAGCGTCTCGATGTTCACCGCGTGCGAGAACCAGGGCACCGCATGGGAGTTCCTGAAGTTCTCGACGAGCGTCGACAGCGACGGACAGCTCCTCGAGGCGACCGGTCAGATGCCGATGCGCACCGATCTCACCGAGACGTACGCCGACTACTTCGACGCGAACCCGAACTATGTGGCGTTCGCCGAGCAGGCCGAGGCGACCGCCGATGTGCCCAGCATCCCGAACTCGGTGGAGGCCTGGCAGGCATTCCGCGACGAGTACTCCGCCGCGGTCATCTTCGGCAAGGAGTCGGTCGACGACTTCCTGAAGAACGCCACGACCAAGATCGACGACCTCGTCGCCGAGTGA
- a CDS encoding IMPACT family protein, with protein MTPPRSYPATIAAPVEHELVVKKSRFIATVEPVGSVEDADAVIARLRKRWWDARHNCSAMVTGLLGDQARSSDDGEPSGTAGVPMLEVLRRRELTDVVAVVTRYFGGVKLGAGGLVRAYSSAVSEALDLASLLRRESLTQVMLEVPHAEAGRYDNLLREWVSRHRATLGEPRYAAAVTLEAWVPAGQVTELADGLAAASAGSVVPVTGEERIVDVPAGPPSSSG; from the coding sequence ATGACCCCGCCCCGCAGCTACCCGGCCACGATCGCCGCGCCGGTGGAGCACGAGCTGGTGGTCAAGAAGTCGCGGTTCATCGCGACCGTCGAACCCGTCGGATCGGTCGAGGACGCGGATGCCGTGATCGCCCGCCTCCGCAAGCGGTGGTGGGACGCCCGACACAACTGCAGCGCGATGGTGACCGGGCTCCTCGGCGATCAGGCGCGTTCGTCGGACGACGGTGAGCCGTCCGGCACCGCAGGAGTGCCGATGCTCGAGGTGCTGAGGCGGCGCGAACTGACCGATGTCGTCGCCGTGGTGACGCGATACTTCGGCGGAGTGAAGCTCGGTGCCGGAGGGCTCGTGCGCGCCTACTCCTCGGCCGTGTCGGAGGCCCTCGACCTCGCATCGCTGCTGCGGCGGGAGTCGCTCACGCAGGTGATGCTCGAGGTTCCGCACGCCGAGGCCGGCCGCTACGACAACCTCCTGCGCGAGTGGGTGTCGCGTCACAGGGCCACGCTCGGCGAACCTCGGTACGCAGCAGCGGTGACCCTCGAGGCGTGGGTGCCCGCGGGACAGGTGACCGAACTCGCCGATGGCCTCGCCGCGGCATCCGCTGGTTCCGTCGTGCCGGTGACGGGCGAGGAGCGCATCGTCGACGTGCCCGCCGGTCCTCCGTCATCGTCGGGCTGA
- a CDS encoding ClpP family protease encodes MSEDTPIPRFGPDARRALFHERILVLDGALDDDNGTLLMTQLLTLSAEDPTAEIALWIHSPGGSVPSMLAIRDLMTLVPNDVSTLALGLACSAGQFLLSAGTKGKRRALPHARILMHQGSAGIGGSAVEIETQADDLRHMRDTVLGLIAEDTGQPRERIFEDSLHDRWYTAEQAREYGFIDEIVDSAAHLLPRRRARVGLGAGA; translated from the coding sequence ATGAGCGAAGACACCCCCATCCCGCGGTTCGGACCCGATGCCAGGCGCGCGCTGTTCCACGAGCGCATCCTCGTGCTCGACGGCGCCCTCGACGACGACAACGGCACCCTGCTGATGACGCAGCTGCTGACCCTCTCGGCCGAGGATCCGACCGCCGAGATCGCCCTGTGGATCCACTCGCCCGGCGGTTCGGTGCCGTCGATGCTGGCCATCCGCGACCTCATGACCCTGGTGCCGAACGACGTGTCGACCCTCGCCCTCGGCCTCGCGTGCAGCGCCGGGCAGTTCCTGCTCTCGGCCGGCACGAAGGGCAAGCGCCGGGCACTGCCGCACGCGCGCATCCTCATGCATCAGGGGTCGGCCGGCATCGGCGGCTCCGCGGTCGAGATCGAGACGCAGGCCGACGACCTGCGCCACATGCGCGACACCGTGCTCGGGCTCATCGCGGAGGACACCGGTCAGCCCAGGGAGCGCATCTTCGAGGATTCGCTGCACGACCGCTGGTACACCGCGGAACAGGCGAGGGAGTACGGGTTCATCGACGAGATCGTCGACTCGGCGGCCCATCTGCTGCCACGACGCCGGGCGAGGGTCGGATTGGGGGCCGGCGCATGA
- a CDS encoding Lrp/AsnC family transcriptional regulator, whose protein sequence is MTKAQLDEVDLEILAALTRDAEITNKALAHSLGLAESTCAHRVRALRERGVIRDTRVRVDEAALGYPLQAMIKVRLANHTGPTVTALFDALAGIPRVLQVFHVAGVDDFLVHVAVQDATALRDIVLEHITIHPVVRGTETQLVFELRDGTGLLGR, encoded by the coding sequence TTGACGAAAGCACAACTCGATGAGGTCGACCTCGAGATCCTCGCCGCCCTCACCCGCGACGCCGAGATCACCAACAAGGCGCTCGCGCACTCGCTGGGTCTCGCCGAGTCGACCTGCGCGCATCGCGTCCGCGCGCTGCGCGAGCGCGGCGTGATCCGCGACACCAGGGTCAGGGTCGACGAGGCTGCACTGGGCTACCCGCTGCAGGCCATGATTAAGGTGCGGCTCGCCAATCACACGGGGCCGACGGTCACCGCGCTCTTCGACGCCCTCGCCGGCATCCCGCGCGTGCTGCAGGTGTTCCACGTGGCCGGGGTCGACGACTTCCTCGTGCACGTGGCCGTGCAGGATGCCACGGCGCTGCGCGACATCGTTCTCGAGCACATCACGATCCACCCCGTCGTCCGCGGAACGGAGACGCAGCTGGTGTTCGAGCTGCGCGACGGCACCGGCCTGCTCGGTCGGTGA
- a CDS encoding MATE family efflux transporter yields the protein MATSLTTGRPWRVILSFSIPLLLGNVVQQLYQFADAVVVGRHLGVESLAAVGATGSLLFLLIGFAWGLTSGFAIPIAQAFGAGDGAAVRRSVATGVILTGITSVVLTVVAPLIAAPTLALLQTPPELMAEATTFTQISFLGASATMFFNYLSAIIRAIGDSRTPLIFLTVSCALNVGLVILMVGPLEWGVGGAALATVVAQAVSVALCLEFVRRRLPMLHLRRVDWQVTGDDIREHLRLGLPMGFQASIIAIGTLTVQVALNTLGSEAVAAYTTASRVDGLAVAFLSSLGLASSMYAAQNLGGRRPDRIRRGVVEGTWMAVAAGIALGVIIIAFGTPMVRLFVGEGSDEVVRLAHLMLIINGCGYWALGVLFVLRGALQGLGHTLVPTVTGVIELVMRVGAALVLGALTGFEGVALSNPLAWLGAIVLLVPAYVRAHRSLARLPVDPVESTETSAMAIVGPTDGSMVVDAVVTQPLRVVRGSRFGWLKRR from the coding sequence ATGGCCACCTCCCTCACCACGGGCCGTCCGTGGCGTGTCATCCTGTCGTTCTCCATCCCGCTGCTCCTCGGCAACGTCGTCCAGCAGCTCTACCAGTTCGCCGACGCCGTCGTCGTCGGACGCCACCTCGGCGTCGAGTCGCTCGCCGCGGTCGGCGCCACCGGCAGCCTGCTCTTCCTGCTGATCGGCTTCGCCTGGGGCCTCACCAGCGGTTTCGCCATCCCGATCGCGCAGGCCTTCGGCGCCGGCGACGGCGCGGCGGTGCGCAGATCGGTCGCGACCGGCGTGATCCTGACCGGCATCACGAGCGTGGTGCTCACGGTGGTCGCGCCGCTCATCGCCGCACCCACGCTCGCGCTCCTGCAGACTCCTCCCGAGCTCATGGCGGAGGCGACGACCTTCACGCAGATCAGCTTCCTCGGCGCGAGCGCGACCATGTTCTTCAACTACCTCTCGGCGATCATCCGCGCGATCGGCGACTCCCGCACGCCGCTGATCTTCCTCACCGTCTCGTGCGCCCTGAACGTCGGTCTCGTGATCCTGATGGTCGGCCCGCTCGAGTGGGGCGTCGGCGGGGCGGCTCTCGCCACGGTCGTCGCGCAGGCGGTGTCCGTGGCGCTGTGCCTTGAGTTCGTCCGCCGCCGCCTGCCGATGCTGCACCTGCGCCGCGTGGACTGGCAGGTCACCGGCGACGACATCCGCGAGCACCTGCGCCTCGGCCTGCCGATGGGATTCCAGGCTTCGATCATCGCGATCGGCACGCTCACCGTGCAGGTCGCGTTGAACACGCTCGGCTCGGAGGCGGTCGCCGCCTACACGACGGCCTCGCGAGTCGACGGACTGGCGGTGGCGTTCCTGTCGTCGCTGGGGCTGGCGTCGTCGATGTATGCCGCGCAGAACCTCGGCGGTCGTCGGCCCGACCGCATCCGCCGCGGCGTGGTCGAGGGAACCTGGATGGCCGTCGCCGCCGGCATCGCCCTCGGCGTGATCATCATCGCGTTCGGCACGCCCATGGTGCGCCTGTTCGTGGGCGAGGGGTCGGACGAGGTCGTCAGGCTCGCCCACCTCATGCTCATCATCAACGGATGCGGCTACTGGGCGCTCGGCGTGCTCTTCGTGCTCCGCGGCGCGCTGCAGGGCCTCGGCCACACCCTCGTCCCGACGGTCACCGGTGTGATCGAGCTGGTGATGCGCGTGGGCGCGGCGCTCGTGCTCGGGGCGTTGACCGGATTCGAGGGCGTCGCGCTGAGCAATCCGCTAGCCTGGCTCGGAGCGATCGTGCTGCTGGTGCCCGCGTACGTCCGCGCCCATCGCTCTCTCGCCCGTCTGCCCGTCGACCCGGTGGAGAGCACGGAGACCTCTGCCATGGCGATCGTCGGCCCGACCGACGGCTCGATGGTGGTCGATGCAGTGGTCACGCAGCCACTGCGGGTGGTGCGCGGCTCGCGTTTCGGGTGGTTGAAGCGCCGCTGA
- a CDS encoding LacI family DNA-binding transcriptional regulator, with product MSRTTIADVAREAGVTKATVSHAMSGKRPISDDTRAKVLAAAERLNWVPSQSARSLATQTANAIAVVLARDPEVIANDSFFPAFIAGVESVLAETETALILQVVPDRAAEERTYRALSHGRADGALLLDLRTDDWRVPLLEELGLPAVLVGAYEQPTRFSCVRTDDAEPVREIIAHLRAQGHERIAHVSGPLEYVHSRVRADAYTDAVGTDALLREGDFTAASGRARTAELLELADRPTAVLYSNDTMAIAGLSYARSNGLSIPRDLAIAGFDDDHLSAHLSPALTSVSSGPAARGRAAARLLQADILGSDPRTEVVDCNVVHFRESTSTTTSSQSTTTSSQSTSTSTGTSTSTESTTR from the coding sequence ATGAGCCGCACGACGATCGCCGACGTCGCCCGCGAGGCCGGCGTCACCAAGGCCACCGTCTCGCACGCCATGAGCGGCAAGCGGCCCATCTCCGACGACACCAGGGCCAAGGTCCTCGCGGCCGCCGAGAGGCTGAACTGGGTGCCCAGTCAGAGTGCCCGTTCCCTGGCGACGCAGACCGCCAACGCGATCGCCGTGGTCCTGGCCCGCGACCCCGAGGTCATCGCCAACGACTCGTTCTTCCCTGCTTTCATCGCCGGCGTCGAATCGGTGCTCGCCGAGACCGAGACGGCGCTGATCCTGCAGGTCGTGCCCGACCGCGCCGCCGAGGAGCGCACCTACCGCGCACTCAGCCACGGTCGCGCCGACGGCGCCCTGCTGCTCGACCTGCGCACCGACGACTGGCGCGTGCCGCTGCTCGAGGAGCTCGGCCTGCCGGCCGTCCTGGTCGGAGCCTACGAACAGCCCACCCGGTTCTCCTGCGTCCGCACCGACGACGCCGAGCCGGTGCGCGAGATCATCGCCCACCTGCGCGCTCAGGGTCACGAGCGCATCGCCCACGTCTCGGGCCCACTCGAGTACGTGCACTCGCGAGTCCGCGCGGATGCCTACACCGACGCGGTCGGAACCGATGCCCTGCTGCGAGAAGGCGACTTCACCGCGGCGAGCGGACGTGCCCGCACGGCAGAGCTCCTCGAGCTCGCCGACCGCCCGACCGCCGTCCTCTACTCGAACGACACCATGGCGATCGCCGGGCTGTCGTACGCCCGGTCGAACGGCCTGAGCATCCCCCGAGACCTCGCCATCGCCGGCTTCGACGACGACCACCTCTCCGCCCACCTCTCCCCCGCCCTGACGAGCGTCTCGTCGGGGCCCGCCGCACGCGGACGTGCGGCAGCCCGACTGCTGCAGGCCGACATCCTCGGCTCCGACCCGCGCACCGAGGTCGTCGACTGCAACGTCGTGCACTTCCGCGAGAGCACGAGCACGACCACGAGCAGCCAGAGCACGACCACGAGCAGCCAGAGCACGAGCACGAGCACGGGCACGAGCACGAGCACGGAGAGCACGACCCGCTAG
- a CDS encoding trans-sulfuration enzyme family protein: MTAPWHPDTLAVRSGRSDLEGLGVHALPIDLSTTNPLPDIERGGDSYEAMAMGGRPPADGSMVYARLWNPTVARFEDALAELEHAEASVAFSSGMAAMTAVILAHGPAAGKSHVVAVRPLYGGTDHLLGSGLLGVQTTYCDPTEVASAIRPDTGLVVVETPANPTLDIADIAAVVAQAGTVPVVVDNTFATPVLQNPIALGAAMSLHSATKYLGGHGDVIAGVVACSEDTAEALRRVRAVTGGLLHPLGAYLLHRGLTTLPVRMRAQQESARRVVEWLLDRPEVAEVFYPGVDGDPQGILGRQMRGTGAMIAMRMRGGYSAASAVVTSTALFTHAVSLGGVDSLIQHPAALTHRPVPADARPDSDVLRLSIGLENADDLIADLAGAFSTLPPAADPMKDRFVDQLQGTESQV, encoded by the coding sequence ATGACTGCACCGTGGCATCCCGACACCCTCGCTGTGCGCAGCGGCCGCTCCGACCTCGAAGGCCTCGGCGTGCATGCGCTCCCCATCGACCTGTCGACGACCAACCCGCTCCCGGACATCGAGCGCGGCGGCGACTCCTACGAGGCGATGGCCATGGGCGGCCGTCCTCCCGCCGACGGCAGCATGGTCTACGCGCGGCTCTGGAACCCGACGGTCGCGCGATTCGAGGATGCGCTCGCCGAGCTCGAGCACGCCGAGGCCTCGGTCGCCTTCTCGTCGGGGATGGCCGCGATGACCGCCGTCATCCTGGCGCACGGCCCCGCTGCCGGCAAGAGTCACGTGGTCGCGGTGCGGCCGCTGTACGGCGGCACGGACCATCTGCTGGGCTCTGGACTCCTGGGGGTGCAGACGACGTACTGCGACCCGACGGAGGTGGCGTCCGCGATCCGTCCCGACACCGGCCTGGTCGTCGTCGAGACGCCGGCCAATCCCACCCTCGACATCGCCGACATCGCTGCGGTGGTCGCACAGGCCGGGACCGTGCCGGTGGTCGTCGACAACACCTTCGCCACGCCGGTGCTGCAGAATCCGATCGCACTCGGGGCGGCGATGTCGCTGCACAGTGCCACGAAGTATCTCGGTGGGCACGGCGATGTCATCGCCGGGGTCGTCGCGTGCAGCGAGGACACGGCCGAGGCGCTGCGCCGAGTGCGCGCGGTGACCGGCGGGCTGCTGCATCCGCTGGGCGCGTACCTCCTGCACCGCGGATTGACGACCCTCCCGGTGCGCATGCGCGCCCAGCAGGAGAGCGCGCGGCGCGTCGTCGAGTGGCTGCTCGATCGCCCCGAGGTCGCCGAGGTGTTCTATCCCGGAGTCGACGGCGACCCGCAGGGCATCCTCGGTCGGCAGATGCGCGGGACGGGCGCGATGATCGCGATGCGGATGCGCGGCGGGTACTCCGCGGCATCCGCCGTCGTGACGTCCACCGCGCTGTTCACGCACGCGGTCTCGCTCGGCGGCGTGGATTCGCTGATCCAGCATCCCGCTGCTCTCACGCATCGGCCCGTGCCTGCGGATGCGCGGCCGGACTCGGACGTGCTGCGTCTGTCGATCGGCCTCGAGAACGCCGACGACCTGATCGCGGATCTTGCGGGAGCCTTCTCCACTCTCCCGCCTGCGGCGGACCCGATGAAGGACCGGTTTGTGGATCAGCTACAAGGAACTGAGTCTCAAGTCTGA
- the cycA gene encoding D-serine/D-alanine/glycine transporter — translation MTTEKTGGSVEVDGTTTDDEQHLRRALSNRHIQLLAIGGAIGTGLFMGSGKTISVAGPSVIFVYMIIGFMLFFVMRAMGELLLSNLKYKSFSDFASDLLGPWAGFFTGWTYWFCWVVTGVADVIAIAGYTDALFPGIPLWIPGLLVILILLALNLPSVAAFGEMEFWFALIKIVAIVALIITGLVMIITGFQHDAGTASFANLWDHGGMFPHGFMGFVAGFQIAVFAFVGVELVGTAAAETKDPERNLPKAINAIPIRILLFYVGALVILMAVTPWTEYVAGESPFIAMFALAGLGIAATVVNLVVLTSAMSSANSGIYSTSRMVFGLAQDGDAPRVFGRLSKRRVPQNALFLSCILLLSGVVLLYAGKDIGTAFDMVTTVSAVCFMFVWTIFLCSYLAYRRTRPEKAAASRFRMPGGIFMVYVVLAFFVFIIWALTTQPDTLTALLVTPIWFVLLFVAWLFVRRSQNHLTRHAAHIAHLRDDSAE, via the coding sequence ATGACGACAGAGAAGACCGGAGGATCCGTCGAGGTGGACGGAACCACGACGGACGACGAGCAGCACCTGCGGCGAGCGCTCAGCAACCGCCACATCCAGCTGCTCGCGATCGGCGGTGCTATCGGCACCGGCCTGTTCATGGGGAGCGGCAAGACGATCTCGGTCGCCGGCCCGTCGGTGATCTTCGTCTACATGATCATCGGCTTCATGCTCTTCTTCGTCATGCGGGCGATGGGCGAGCTGCTGCTCTCGAACCTCAAGTACAAGTCGTTCAGCGACTTCGCCAGCGACCTCCTCGGCCCGTGGGCGGGGTTCTTCACCGGATGGACCTACTGGTTCTGCTGGGTGGTCACCGGTGTCGCCGACGTCATCGCGATCGCCGGCTACACGGACGCGCTGTTCCCAGGCATCCCGCTGTGGATCCCCGGTCTGCTGGTCATCCTGATCCTGCTCGCGCTGAACCTGCCCAGCGTCGCCGCCTTCGGCGAGATGGAGTTCTGGTTCGCGCTGATCAAGATCGTCGCGATCGTCGCGCTGATCATCACGGGCCTCGTCATGATCATCACGGGCTTCCAGCACGACGCGGGCACGGCGAGCTTCGCCAACCTGTGGGACCACGGCGGGATGTTCCCGCACGGCTTCATGGGCTTCGTCGCCGGCTTCCAGATCGCCGTGTTCGCCTTCGTCGGCGTCGAGCTCGTCGGCACCGCGGCCGCGGAGACCAAGGATCCGGAGCGCAATCTGCCGAAGGCGATCAACGCCATCCCGATCCGCATCCTGCTCTTCTACGTGGGCGCGCTCGTGATCCTGATGGCCGTCACGCCGTGGACCGAGTACGTCGCGGGCGAGAGTCCGTTCATCGCGATGTTCGCGCTCGCCGGTCTGGGCATCGCGGCGACCGTGGTGAACCTGGTCGTGCTGACCTCGGCGATGTCGAGCGCGAACTCCGGCATCTACTCGACCTCGCGCATGGTGTTCGGGCTCGCACAGGACGGCGATGCGCCGCGCGTGTTCGGCCGGCTGTCGAAGCGACGCGTGCCGCAGAACGCCCTGTTCCTCTCGTGCATCCTGCTGCTCTCCGGCGTCGTGCTGCTCTACGCGGGCAAGGACATCGGCACGGCGTTCGACATGGTCACCACCGTCTCGGCCGTGTGCTTCATGTTCGTGTGGACGATCTTCCTGTGCAGCTACCTCGCCTACCGGCGCACACGCCCCGAGAAGGCAGCCGCCTCGCGCTTCCGGATGCCGGGCGGGATCTTCATGGTCTACGTCGTGCTGGCGTTCTTCGTCTTCATCATCTGGGCGCTGACGACGCAGCCCGACACTCTCACCGCCCTGCTCGTCACGCCGATCTGGTTCGTGCTGCTGTTCGTGGCGTGGCTGTTCGTGCGGCGCTCGCAGAACCACCTCACCCGACACGCCGCCCACATCGCGCACCTGCGAGACGACTCGGCGGAGTAG